The Micromonospora sp. WMMD961 genome has a segment encoding these proteins:
- a CDS encoding pyridoxamine 5'-phosphate oxidase family protein yields MSNESTSAAESRARITELARAARICMLTTIALDGRQVSRPMGLQEIEFDGDLWFFAYTDSAKVRQLRVNPEVNVAFSDQKHHAWVSISGTATEGFDRARAEQLWSPLLKAWFPDGLDTPGLTLIKVHATSAEYWDSPSSTVVNLLGYAKAAVTGRPPKAGENHEVTF; encoded by the coding sequence ATGAGCAACGAGTCGACCAGCGCCGCGGAGTCCCGCGCCCGGATCACCGAGCTGGCCCGGGCCGCACGGATCTGCATGCTCACCACGATCGCTCTGGACGGGCGGCAGGTGAGCCGGCCGATGGGGCTCCAGGAGATCGAGTTCGACGGCGACCTGTGGTTCTTCGCCTACACCGACTCGGCAAAGGTCCGTCAGCTCCGGGTGAACCCAGAGGTCAACGTCGCCTTTTCCGACCAGAAGCACCACGCCTGGGTGTCGATCTCCGGGACCGCCACCGAGGGGTTCGACCGGGCCCGGGCCGAGCAGTTGTGGAGCCCGCTGCTCAAGGCCTGGTTCCCGGACGGGCTGGACACGCCGGGTCTCACGCTGATCAAGGTGCACGCCACCTCCGCCGAGTACTGGGACTCGCCGAGCAGCACCGTCGTCAACCTCCTCGGCTACGCGAAGGCCGCGGTCACCGGCCGGCCACCGAAGGCCGGCGAGAACCACGAGGTGACCTTCTGA
- a CDS encoding polyadenylate-specific 3'-exoribonuclease AS: protein MVYRYFYDCEFIEDGTTVDLVSIGVVDENGREFYAVSTEFDDSRAVPWVRRNVLDKLPSPADRAWRSRERIRDDLYDFLVEPIRDRPGEQLELWAWYAAYDHVVLAQLWGAMPALPREIPRYTKELRQLWDDSGRPTLPEADAARHDALVDARHNLARWRAMTSR, encoded by the coding sequence ATGGTCTACCGCTACTTCTACGACTGCGAGTTCATCGAGGACGGCACCACCGTCGACCTCGTCTCGATCGGTGTCGTCGACGAAAACGGCCGCGAGTTCTACGCGGTCTCCACCGAGTTCGACGACTCCCGCGCCGTGCCCTGGGTTCGACGCAACGTGCTGGACAAGTTGCCCTCCCCGGCGGACCGGGCCTGGCGGTCGCGGGAGCGCATCCGCGACGACCTGTACGACTTCCTGGTCGAGCCGATCCGGGACCGGCCGGGGGAGCAGTTGGAGCTGTGGGCCTGGTACGCCGCGTACGACCACGTGGTGCTCGCCCAACTCTGGGGTGCGATGCCGGCGCTGCCCCGGGAGATCCCCCGCTACACCAAGGAGCTGCGACAGCTCTGGGACGACAGTGGTCGGCCGACCCTGCCGGAGGCGGACGCGGCCCGGCACGACGCTCTGGTCGACGCCCGGCACAATCTGGCCCGCTGGCGGGCGATGACGAGCCGCTGA
- a CDS encoding Crp/Fnr family transcriptional regulator produces MEMRLPEPGDALTGVEMFAGLEPEVRQRVIAAAVPRTYRKGQLLFVENDPGESLIVLRRGAVAVFRTAPTGERAVLSVIRPPDVLGEVSLLDASTRSASAEAIEDCAALALSRGAFMELVHSNPRILDAVMRSLGGLIRRLTEQNADHVFLDLPGRVAKTLVRLAGESQAPMITIELNQSQLAEMAGGSRQSVNQAIGSFASRGWLRTEGRRIVVTDVAALRRRAGMNDR; encoded by the coding sequence GTGGAGATGCGCCTGCCGGAGCCGGGTGACGCGCTCACGGGTGTCGAGATGTTCGCCGGGTTGGAGCCTGAGGTACGCCAGCGTGTCATCGCCGCCGCCGTTCCGCGCACCTACCGCAAGGGCCAGTTGCTCTTCGTGGAGAACGACCCGGGTGAGTCGCTGATCGTGCTGCGCCGCGGCGCGGTGGCCGTCTTTCGCACCGCACCGACCGGTGAGCGGGCCGTGTTGTCGGTGATCCGACCACCGGACGTGCTCGGCGAGGTCTCCCTGCTCGACGCGTCCACCCGGTCCGCATCGGCGGAGGCCATCGAGGACTGCGCGGCGCTCGCACTCTCCCGGGGCGCGTTCATGGAGCTGGTGCACTCCAACCCCCGCATCCTGGACGCGGTGATGCGCTCGTTGGGCGGGCTGATCCGCCGGCTCACCGAACAGAACGCCGACCATGTCTTCCTCGACCTGCCCGGCCGGGTGGCCAAGACGCTGGTCCGGTTGGCCGGCGAGAGCCAGGCGCCGATGATCACGATCGAGCTCAACCAGAGTCAGTTGGCCGAGATGGCCGGCGGCTCCCGGCAGAGCGTCAACCAGGCGATCGGCTCGTTCGCCAGTCGCGGCTGGCTGCGCACCGAGGGGCGTCGGATCGTGGTGACCGACGTCGCCGCGCTGCGCCGCCGCGCCGGCATGAACGACCGCTGA